The following DNA comes from Chitinivibrio alkaliphilus ACht1.
TTTCGAGATAGCTGTCTTTGATGCTACAGATGCTGCCGTCTTTTTTCTTTGCCAGGGTACCTGAAATTACGACGTCATGTCGAGCTCGGGTGAGGGCAACGTATAGCAGTCGCTTTTTCTCCGCATTGTGTTTGAGTTGGTCGAGTCCTTTCAGTATTCTGAATGATAGCGGCTCATAGCCAGAAACCTTAAAGCCTATGAGTTCGGTTAACCCCCTTTCGGTATGATAGAAGCTATTGTGCTTTATCGCTTCACTGTTGACCTGTGACATTAGCTTTTTTTCACTGTTGGCGAGAATTATCATCGGGTAGGACAGCCCTTTGGTGTGGTGAATTGAGCACAGTTCAATACTTTCTACGCTATCAGATTTGTAAAAGGCCTCATCCTCAGTGGCATGGGAAAAGAATACCGAGTGTTCAAAAAGCTGAATCAATCGATACAACGAATCACCTTCAGCCTGTTCAAACTCCATGACAAGTGTTATAAACTTTTGCAGGTTTGCCATTCTCTGTGGCGTACCTTCAATGCGGCTGTAGACATCGGCGATACGTGAATGCCTGACGATATGTGTAACCAGTTCGCTGAGTGTGTGTTCCTCAGCAAAGACTGCAAATTCTTGAAGAGCCCCCGGAACCTTCTGTGCGGTAATTGCCTGCACGACCTCAGTATCACTCATCCTCAGATAAGATGACCGATACGCACCGGAAAGATAGTACCGATCGACCTTTCCGTACTCGCTCTTTTGGCTATTCACAATGAGAATTGCTTTGAGCATCAGAAAAAGCTCCATCACCTCTTTGGTATGGTAGAAATTTTCACTGGCACTGACACGACACTCAATACCGAGGGCATTTAACTCTGCCTTCAATTTTAGCATCTGTGTTTTGGCATCAAACAATACGGCTATTGCCTGTTCTTTGCGATCAATCAATTCCTTAATATGATTGTAATTTCCATTACTGCCATCGCTAATATTTCGAATTAAATGAGCAACTGTCGCATATTCATTTTCCTCTCCCTTGTTTTCTTTAGGGGTGATGAGGAATTCAAATGACCCAGTCTTCTGCCGCTCCTTTTTAAAGACATCCAATTTCTGTGCAGTTGCTTCAAAGTTGCGCTTAATTGTCGCAAATCCCCGACAGGGGACCAGAAGTCTTTCAAAGATTCGATTGACGGTATCCAGAACGACTCCATCACTCCGATGGTTGACGCTCATAGGTTGGACAGAAGAAAACAATTTCCTATCCCATATCGCCTCATTGAAGACCATGAGTTCGGCACCCTGAAATGAGTATATTGATTGCTTTGCATCTCCAACAACAAAAAGATTTGTCTTTTCAGAACAGACTCCCTTTACAATTTCAAATTGGGTGGCATTGGTGTCCTGGAACTCATCGACCATGACATAGCGGAAGGCAGTATTGAGACGTGGCAATATTTCAGCTGTTTTATCAATAATGGTATCAAAGTCTATTTTGCCGAGTTCGCTCAGTCGATCATCGTACTCCTGTTTTATTTCGACCAGGATCTTTGATGTGTTTTGCAATTGCTTTCGAAAGTCCGGTTCCTTCGAGATAGAAGCGTACTGTTTACGCACTTTTTCCAGGTTCTTTTTTACTGGATCAGCCACAGGGTAGGTCTTTTCTCCAAAGGTGGGTGCTTTTTCACTAAACGTATCTGATTCGAATGCCGCACACGCATGGTAAAACTGTTTAAGCCAGTAAGAATGTACCTCTTTTCCTTTTTCGGCCAGTTCTTTCAGAGCATCTTCGATATCCGGTAACGGGTAGATATCGCGAATGAGGGACTTGTAAAATTCCATGTCGTCGGCCTTCTCCTCAAAACCGCGGAAATTGAGGCGAAATTTCGCGCTTCCGAGATATGTATCAATCAGGTTTTTAAAAAAGTACATGCTCACATCCCGTGACAGAGAGAGAACACGATCGTGATTGTCCCCGCTGTTGATTACGGAGAAAACAATAGCATCGATTTCAACCTCTTTCTCTTCGTCTTTTATCATCTCCAGGGAGCTGTCAATTCGGGCAATATCGCAGTTTTTTCGGATAATCCCAAGGCAAAACGAGTGGATTGTCGATATAAGGGCTGAGTTACTTTTTGTCAGTTCTTTTGAAAGCCTGTTTTCCACGTACGCGCATAGCTCTGGACTCAAATCCTTATAACCTTCGGCGATTGAATTGTAGTCATTATCAGTGCGGTCCAGATCCCTAAAGGTGGCCACCTTTTTGATCAACCCAAAGATTCGTTCCTTCATCTCAAGCGCAGCCGCTTCGGTGTAGGTAATCGTGACTATTTCGTGCACATCGGCTGCTTTATCAGCATAGTGTTGAATATACTGCGGCTGATCCATTGATTCCCGAAAAAAATCAAAGCCGAGAAGAGCATTGATATATCGCCGACTGAGCGTATAGGTTTTTCCCGTGCCCGCACCGGCACTGATCGCAAAACTATCCTGTATTGAAAACTTATTCACAGTCAACTCCTTTGTTCACAATGGTGTGATGGCAGAGGTGTTTGATATCACAGTACCCGCACTGCTTTTCATCTGAATCATTAAATGCAAAATCACCGGCTTCAATTGATGCTTTAACCTTGTGGATGTTATCTTTCAACCGACGGCGGTATTCATCATCATAACAGATCGAATCATTTTGATGTTCAGTCCCCAAGCTGGCAAAATGAGAATACTCTTTATCCCCTTTAAAAGTTAAGAGGTGTGCAGATATAGGTTTATCCTTAGTCACCTGTTCTGCGTAGAGTATATATAGAGCCAACTGATAGTCCTTGAATTCCTTGATCCTTGTCTGTATATCGTTCTTGTCCTTCTTGCCTTTGACCTTCTTCGATTTATAATCAATAATCGAAACGTGCTCTTTGGTATTGTCAAAACGATCTATAAATCCACGAATGAAATAGTTCTTCGCATCGTCTGTAGGTGCAAGGTTTTCATCCAGCAAAAACTTTTTTTCAAACTCCGAGTGTTTAAAATTATCAAATGCAGCCCGATTATCTTTAAAGTAGCTGACAAAGCGTGCAAGAAGGCCTTTGTCACGGCTATCCACTAATCCGGCCTGCAGAGTGGAGAGAAATAACTCGTGGTAGATATTCGGTTCCTTCTTTTCTTTCTGCTGATACTCTTCGTAGGCTCTGTTCGAGATATTGTACATTAACTGATTGAGGGAGTCTTCCTCCTCTCCAGCTCGAATGGCTTTTCCGAAATACTCAAAGCAGAGGTGCATAAGATTCCCCTCTTCAGCAAAATCAAACCCCTCTTCTGTGCTGCGCGGTGCAGATACATCTACTTTGTTTTGGTAGAGATATTTCAGCGGGCAGTTGGTATAACTGTTGAGCTGTGAAGCGGAGAGAGGTTTCGCAGATATCCCCTCAACACCTTTGCCATCAAAGGAGGAAAAGTCCGCTGATTTCAGCGAATGAATAAATGGAACCGCTTCTCTCGAGGGAATAGCAAGTTTACCTGTTTCAAAGACCTCATCCCGTGCAACAATATCTGATAGGTCAATGGTATTTTCAATGTGCGGGATGAGCAGAGATGGTGCCAGCGGCCTGCCATTTTTGTAGCGTGCCGTTATTACATAGAGGTTATTGGCGAGCTGTTGCATCAGGCGCAGCTGCACTTTGGAGTTGATGTAGTAGTCATTCGTGCAGAAATGTTTTACCGCATCCGATGCGGATATAAGAAAATTGTCCTGTATTTTGGGAGGAAAATGATCGATGTCAGTCCCGATGAAAAGAATGTGTTCATATCGACGTGATGTGCCGACCAGCTGGTTTGTCTCAGTAAGCTGAATACCCATCTTCTCAGACTGCACATAGGTCGATTCCAAAAAATGCTTTTTTATATCGTCCTCGTTTACAGTAATCCCAAGCTTTTCTGCTTGTGACTGGGTCTGATGGATACGCTCTTTGCAGGCACCATAGGTATCTGCAACGCGCGGTATACCTTTGTTGAGTTTTCCCTTAAAGTGGCTCAGGGGAATTCCACGGGAATCGTACCCCTTTAGCCCATAATTTTCAAGTTGG
Coding sequences within:
- a CDS encoding UvrD-helicase domain-containing protein, whose amino-acid sequence is MNKFSIQDSFAISAGAGTGKTYTLSRRYINALLGFDFFRESMDQPQYIQHYADKAADVHEIVTITYTEAAALEMKERIFGLIKKVATFRDLDRTDNDYNSIAEGYKDLSPELCAYVENRLSKELTKSNSALISTIHSFCLGIIRKNCDIARIDSSLEMIKDEEKEVEIDAIVFSVINSGDNHDRVLSLSRDVSMYFFKNLIDTYLGSAKFRLNFRGFEEKADDMEFYKSLIRDIYPLPDIEDALKELAEKGKEVHSYWLKQFYHACAAFESDTFSEKAPTFGEKTYPVADPVKKNLEKVRKQYASISKEPDFRKQLQNTSKILVEIKQEYDDRLSELGKIDFDTIIDKTAEILPRLNTAFRYVMVDEFQDTNATQFEIVKGVCSEKTNLFVVGDAKQSIYSFQGAELMVFNEAIWDRKLFSSVQPMSVNHRSDGVVLDTVNRIFERLLVPCRGFATIKRNFEATAQKLDVFKKERQKTGSFEFLITPKENKGEENEYATVAHLIRNISDGSNGNYNHIKELIDRKEQAIAVLFDAKTQMLKLKAELNALGIECRVSASENFYHTKEVMELFLMLKAILIVNSQKSEYGKVDRYYLSGAYRSSYLRMSDTEVVQAITAQKVPGALQEFAVFAEEHTLSELVTHIVRHSRIADVYSRIEGTPQRMANLQKFITLVMEFEQAEGDSLYRLIQLFEHSVFFSHATEDEAFYKSDSVESIELCSIHHTKGLSYPMIILANSEKKLMSQVNSEAIKHNSFYHTERGLTELIGFKVSGYEPLSFRILKGLDQLKHNAEKKRLLYVALTRARHDVVISGTLAKKKDGSICSIKDSYLEMISDSLNMDLPALFRSGGTIPLHPIGDSGRATAPSEVSHEMPPIKFTEPSRVSATAESKAFGDGDAARRGTIVHKCIELHWNSLVKGEYETIFSKEMVADKDRGHISRSLDAFLESDMYQKLKNGVEHYFELPFDDGVKNGFIDLVYFDVVRGGWHIVDIKTGKQSEDKMEKYQKQLDFYTDFFQEKGVKVVGAELLWV
- a CDS encoding PD-(D/E)XK nuclease family protein, with translation MTKLKKPLYITYSNQRARDIRRKIASSQPFAQITTLSQIMLELFEEHDNRTLLLDPLIPSVVLSIIRETEIYYFSYLKPGDDGLEQIAALLLKCAANRIDLSDLYSGEKRDALSTIQSKYEEFKQENGLADNADVESSVLSFLHTSDKYFHDYHGIYIDYFQKEELHFYTSKIQKECVDLLSERYKMIPVSDIADSTAKLYTPSKRAFDNVDEVRQALKIARKLLLDGVGEEEILIVTSDISEYAPIFRLQLENYGLKGYDSRGIPLSHFKGKLNKGIPRVADTYGACKERIHQTQSQAEKLGITVNEDDIKKHFLESTYVQSEKMGIQLTETNQLVGTSRRYEHILFIGTDIDHFPPKIQDNFLISASDAVKHFCTNDYYINSKVQLRLMQQLANNLYVITARYKNGRPLAPSLLIPHIENTIDLSDIVARDEVFETGKLAIPSREAVPFIHSLKSADFSSFDGKGVEGISAKPLSASQLNSYTNCPLKYLYQNKVDVSAPRSTEEGFDFAEEGNLMHLCFEYFGKAIRAGEEEDSLNQLMYNISNRAYEEYQQKEKKEPNIYHELFLSTLQAGLVDSRDKGLLARFVSYFKDNRAAFDNFKHSEFEKKFLLDENLAPTDDAKNYFIRGFIDRFDNTKEHVSIIDYKSKKVKGKKDKNDIQTRIKEFKDYQLALYILYAEQVTKDKPISAHLLTFKGDKEYSHFASLGTEHQNDSICYDDEYRRRLKDNIHKVKASIEAGDFAFNDSDEKQCGYCDIKHLCHHTIVNKGVDCE